Proteins encoded together in one Desulfosporosinus meridiei DSM 13257 window:
- a CDS encoding prenyltransferase/squalene oxidase repeat-containing protein, which translates to MDLKYEVQESLDLARKYVSEGVNQILSGKLDELHSVSPSQGATALAALALLAVGRGFENAQLRGIQWLKQQNQGGWGKFPGDEPDEEITQIVRMVLQGSEGGWKAKIKLLSQAKRFSHVILSLGQRVIPGLEGPTPEEIMLPTILEDRVLTRLPLYGRSVVIAASLLASNSQAGIQKGIQYLINSQMSDGSWAEDIIATSMSILALVSKGMYIEQTQKAGRWLVKKQYPSGGWAAFDQLKVWSVGWAVSVFGEVAQNFSEIPWLEEAVSWLQRAQNTDGSYGSTPPYTHPDLDDTAVALIGLHQVVGERNNLGVNLLESLQNPDGSWSTFPSFQGIPPNVCSEFPVYISSVDVSIHVLEALWRSSRAQEEKIWKGLNWILAQQNDQGAFPASWFEGSIYSTAQAMELLSKWKFSWERWNTARHVIGARKKGLEYLVESQKLDGSWGSVVETGLTIAGLWRFSRNVPLRVLESGIKNLLSEQNSNGSFTPSYRGIYAKGWNYEEPITTALTAIRALQRYQRLYKASFFR; encoded by the coding sequence ATGGATTTAAAATACGAAGTCCAAGAGAGTCTTGACCTTGCTAGGAAATATGTATCTGAAGGTGTGAATCAGATACTGTCAGGAAAACTTGATGAATTGCACAGTGTCTCTCCAAGCCAAGGGGCTACAGCCTTGGCGGCGCTGGCCCTTCTGGCGGTGGGAAGAGGATTTGAAAACGCTCAACTGCGTGGAATACAGTGGTTAAAGCAGCAAAATCAAGGAGGGTGGGGGAAATTCCCCGGTGATGAACCTGATGAAGAGATTACCCAAATAGTTCGGATGGTTCTGCAGGGAAGTGAAGGCGGATGGAAAGCTAAGATTAAACTTCTTTCACAAGCCAAGAGATTTTCTCACGTGATTTTATCCCTTGGACAAAGAGTTATTCCGGGATTGGAGGGGCCTACGCCTGAGGAAATAATGCTTCCTACCATTCTCGAGGATAGGGTATTAACAAGACTACCCCTTTATGGAAGATCTGTGGTGATAGCTGCCTCGCTACTGGCCTCAAACTCTCAAGCTGGAATTCAAAAGGGGATCCAATACCTTATCAATAGCCAAATGTCGGACGGTTCTTGGGCCGAAGATATAATTGCGACCAGTATGTCAATTCTAGCCTTAGTGAGCAAGGGAATGTATATAGAACAAACTCAAAAAGCTGGGAGGTGGTTGGTAAAGAAACAATATCCAAGTGGAGGATGGGCTGCTTTTGACCAACTAAAAGTATGGTCAGTCGGATGGGCAGTAAGTGTCTTTGGGGAAGTAGCTCAGAACTTTTCAGAAATCCCTTGGCTTGAAGAAGCAGTCAGCTGGTTGCAAAGAGCTCAAAATACAGATGGCAGTTATGGTAGTACCCCTCCATACACTCATCCGGATTTAGATGATACGGCAGTTGCTCTGATTGGTTTACATCAGGTAGTTGGTGAAAGGAATAACCTTGGAGTAAACCTACTGGAGAGTTTACAAAACCCTGACGGGAGTTGGAGTACATTTCCCAGTTTCCAAGGTATACCACCTAATGTTTGCTCGGAATTTCCAGTTTATATTTCCAGTGTAGACGTAAGTATTCATGTGTTAGAAGCCTTATGGCGAAGTTCGCGTGCACAAGAGGAAAAAATCTGGAAGGGGCTTAATTGGATTTTGGCACAGCAGAACGACCAAGGGGCTTTTCCCGCATCTTGGTTTGAGGGCTCAATTTATAGCACAGCTCAGGCTATGGAATTGTTAAGTAAGTGGAAGTTCAGTTGGGAACGATGGAATACTGCACGTCATGTTATAGGAGCCAGGAAAAAGGGGCTAGAGTATCTAGTGGAATCACAGAAGTTGGATGGGAGCTGGGGCTCTGTTGTGGAAACTGGTTTGACAATCGCAGGGCTATGGCGTTTTTCAAGAAATGTTCCCTTGAGAGTTCTAGAAAGTGGAATTAAAAATCTCCTCTCGGAACAGAACAGCAATGGCTCTTTTACACCGTCTTATCGAGGGATCTATGCAAAAGGATGGAATTATGAAGAACCTATAACTACAGCTTTGACAGCTATCCGTGCACTGCAACGTTATCAACGGTTATATAAAGCATCCTTTTTCAGATAA